The [Clostridium] scindens ATCC 35704 nucleotide sequence TCTTTTCAAAAATTGAATAATCAAATAAAACAATCCCATCTGTATTTGGTCGTGCAGGGGCAGCCACAGTCACTTTCTTTCCTGCAACCGTCATTTCTACTGTCTTTCTTATACCACATTTGTCCATGATTTCAAGGACATATTTATTCATCTCATTCCTTTTTTCTACTGGAATACTTACCTTTCCTGCAAGACAAAACATATTATCTTTCATATACAGTCCTCCCGATTCATTTTCATATGCAGTAAGTAAATTATAATTTCTATATAGTCTGTCCATTCCTTTTAGCCGACAGTTGAAACTCCTTAATTGACTTCTCATACTGAATAATATCAAATTCTTCACAATCAACGCTAATAAGATAGTTTACGATAGTCTGTTCTGGCTTCTTCATAGTATAAATTTTTATATATAGATCAAAGCTCTTTTTATTCACTTGCAACTGCGAGAAATGAAGAATAGACAATATAACCCAAGCTTGCATCATTACTCTTTGTCATGATGATTACTTTATCACATACTATCCGTCTCTCGCAAAGTCAGCGTGTTTCCCTCTATCGCATTGGAATTGTAAGTGTATTCAACTACATTTTCCTGTCAATTGCCGCCAGCAAACTCTCTGCTGTTTTATACCTATCGTCTTCCGGTTTCTTCGCATCTACAGAAATTTTCCAACTGCGCCCTTCGTGGGTAACACCCGAAATTTTCCCCTCTGAACATAATATACGAACTCTCCTATCTGAAACGCCCCATTTCTCTGTAGCCTGCTTCACTGTCATGTACATAAATCTACACCTCTCTTCAAACAGTAGTATCCCCTGTTATCGGAACAATACTTTTCACTTATCGGAATAATACAAAAGTCCGAAAGATACCAATCTCCTATCATTTGTCTCTTATCCCCTTTGGAGAATACAAAAAGTGACCTCTATGTACGAATCAGGTTACCTGTCCGTCTA carries:
- a CDS encoding helix-turn-helix domain-containing protein, which encodes MYMTVKQATEKWGVSDRRVRILCSEGKISGVTHEGRSWKISVDAKKPEDDRYKTAESLLAAIDRKM